Genomic window (Spirosoma sp. KCTC 42546):
CCGTGTTTTCGGGCACTCAGGCTGTGGATAATCTTGGAAAATGATTCTTTCCCACTGCCACTTTCGCCCGTAATGAGCACGGTCAGGTCGGTAGCAGCTACCTGCATAGCTACGTTGATTGCGTAGTTAAGCGCAGGTGCATTACCAATTATACCGAAGCGCTGTTTAACGCTTTGAATTTCCTGTTGATTCATCTTTTTAATGAATAATGGATAATGTAGAATGAATAATGTATAGGAAATTGCGGCTTCAGGCCATTATACATTATTCATTGTACATTATTCATTAACGACTTGTCCCCGCAGCGTTGCGGAGGTGCATTCGGTGACTAGTACGTTGACATATTCACCTTTTTGATGATTTCCTTTTGGGAACACGACCATTTTGTTCTGGTCATTCCGGCCACATAAAAAGTCGTCGGAACGTTTGGATGTACCTTCGATCAGAACGCGCTGTACCTGCCCAATGTGGCGTTGGTTACGTTCGGCTGAGTGCGATAACTGCCGGGCGATGATCTCATTCAGTCGCCGTTTTTTTACGTCTTCCGGAATGTCATCAGCGTATTTCTTCGCAGCTAGCGTGCCCGGCCGTTCAGAATAGGCGAACATATAGGCATAATCATAGTGAACGTAATCCATCAGCGATAACGATTCCTGATGTTCGTCTTCTGTTTCGGTACAAAAGCCCGAAATCATATCCGTTGAAATGCCGCAGCCTTCGCCTAAAATCTCCCGGATACGGTCAATTTTTCCAATGTACCAGGGCCGATCATACGTCCGGTTCATCAGTTTCAGTACCCGACTGTTACCGCTCTGAGCGGGCAGGTGGATATAGTTACAGATGTTATCATAACGCGCCATCGTGTGTAGCACATCATCCGTAATGTCTTTGGGGTGCGACGTTGAGAACCGTACCCGCAGGTCAGGATGGATCAGCGCCACCATTTCGAGGAGGTGCGCGAACGTAGTAGTAGGAGCGAGGAGCGAGGACGGGGCCGCCCGGCGGTGAGGAGTTTCTGGCGCAGGTTCTACTTCTCGCTCCTCACTCCCCGCTCCTAATACCCATTTATAACTATCCACATTCTGGCCGAGCAGTGTCACTTCACGATAGCCCCGGTCAAAGAGATCCTGCGCTTCGCGGACAATGCTGTATGGGTCGCGGCTACGTTCGCGGCCACGGGTGAACGGCACCACGCAGAAACTGCACATATTGTCGCAACCGCGCATGATGGAAACAAAGGCGGTTACACCATTGGAATTCAAGCGGATAGGCGAAATGTCGGCGTAGGTTTCCTCACGTGACAGAAAAACGTTTACTGCTTTCTGGCCCGATTCGGCTTCTTCAACCAGTTTCGGAATGTCGCGGTATGCATCAGGACCGGCCACAATGTCGACCACTTTTTCTTCTTCCAAAAGCTTGGTTTTCAGGCGCTCAGCCATACAGCCCAACATTCCGACGAGGAGTTCGGGTTTCTGCCGTTTAAGACCCGTTAAGTGTTTGAGTCGATGGCGAACTTTCTGCTCGGCATTATCACGAATGGCGCAGGTATTCAAAAAAATCACATCGGCCTCTTCTGCCGATGAAGTCGTTGCAAAACCTGCATTTCGCATTACAGCCGCAACGATTTCGCTATCGGCGAAATTCATCTGGCAGCCGTAACTTTCAATATATAGCCGCTTTTTACCAACTGCCAATTCCTCTTCAGAAGTACGTGGGAGGTCAATCTGTTCCTTGTCAGCCGGTTGAAGTATGGTTAATTCGGGGATGAGCGTCATTATTATTCGTCAGTTGATAGTCAACAGTCGTGAGCCAATACCCAATTAGGGCTATCGACCCACGACTATTTTCACAAAATTACGAAGAAAGCCCCGATTATGCTGTCATTTTGGCAGGATTTGCCGTTAAATTCTCTTAAACGATCAGATTGGAAATAGAGCTGGGGCCATCAGGCAAACAAGGCCGGGATCATGGTAACTTTATCGGCATAGGCCCAACAGGCGGTGGCGTTACCTATGTAATCATTGATTTGGAGATCAGCTGTAACGACTACACCAAAGTTTCCATTCCAGCGGCCAATGGGACTATCTGTAGGTAAGTGTGCCGGTCCTGATGAGGTAAAGCCATAGTAAACGAGCCGCTCATCCTGAGGGTCGTCGTCTTTGAAATACGTAGCAATCATTCGTTTATGTATGGGTATATATGGGTAATGCTTAGAACGGATAGCCAATGCCAAAGTTGATGACCAGGGGATTGGGGCCACTCGATAATTTACTGAGAGAGAATTCGGGTAGGATGAATCGCTTGTCAACTATTTTTCCGTCTACCTCACTGAAATATTGACGGGCAGGGTCCCATACTTTAATCCCACCGTCGAAGCGGATAACAAAAAAGGAGAAATCGAAGCGTAGGCCTACGCCGGTACCAACTGCAATTTGTGGAATGAACGTATTTAAAGCGAAGGCGGTACTAGGACGATTGGCATTATTACTAATTGTCCAGACGTTGCCCGCATCTACAAAAATGGCTCCATTTACATCGGCACCAAGATGAAATAATCGCCCACGAAGCTCGGCGGAACCCTCAATAATCATATCGCCTGGTTTCTCAACGGTGTACAAGAATTGTTCTTGATCCTTGTAATCAGGATTAAATACAGGCTTTCCATCAGCTGTTTGTGGCCAGGCAGAACCAGGGCCCAATCGGCGCGGAAGCCACGCCCGAATACTATTGCTGCCGCCCGCAAAAAATAATTTTTCATATGGGGCTGTCCTGTTTGAGCCATAGCCGTACACCAGGCCTGTATTGACCCGAAAGGCCAGCGTAATGCGCGTTCGAAGAGGAATATAATGGCGGTAATCGACGTTGAAACGCAGGTATTTGTAGAATTGTAAACCGGTGGAGTCGGTTGTGTTAAAAAACTTGCGTAACTGTGAATCGGTAAAGAAATTTAAGGTTGTACCACCCGATTCAACCACTGCCCGTAGAAAATTAGCGCGTCGATTCTGCCCTGGTGTATTTGTGTTATACGTGTAGGCAAAGCTGAAACTTGAGCTTATTGATCGACGAAAGCTTAAATAAACGGTACTGCCCTGCTTGCGTAGCGAGTCGAGTTGGGCCTGAAATACATCACTGATTATTTTACTATTGCCAGGTCCCGCATTAATCAGGTTAATATCGGCAATTAAAAAGCTAAACTGTTTCGCAGGCGTAGTTTGCCAATTATAGGCCATGGTAGCCCGCAGGAGCGATCGCCGGAAATCGGGCCGAAATGTATTATTGAAACTCAAACTGACTTGTGTCCGGGGAGCATATGGGTTAAATCGAAATCGAAGAGCGCCCGGAAACAAGATTTGCGGAAAAATCAGTGAACTACTGATGCCTAGTTCCTGGGATGAATAAACAGCTCTACCCGGATTATTGGGATCGTTCACGAAACCGGTCTGTGCTTCAATCCCATAGCGTACCGATGTTTCGAAGGTTTCCAGACCGCCAAACATGTTGCGCACCCGGAAAACCAGGCTACCAAAGCCACCTGGATAGCTTTGTCCTTGATAGAGTAAGCCCGTCAAGCCTCCTTCGGCGGTAGCCTCATATTTATCCAGGGGGCTGGCCGTAATGAGCGTGCGCAGTTGTCTTCTGGTGGTATCCGTAAAATTGAGGTTGACAAATTTGAATTGGTTTAGTAAAAACAGTTGCCGCTGTGTTTCCCGGTAATTGGTCTGACTATACAATTCACCCTGACGGATGTGAATTTTCGAGTCTAGCAATCGCGCTGAAATATCCCGACCGCCCAGCAGATACGTAATACCGTTACGACGCACCGTGTCAAGAGCAGTGGCTACACCTTGCACAAAAGACGCCCCCGATGCATCGATATCGGGACTAATACGCACTTCCACATCGCCAATATGATAGATCGGGTGGGCCGATTTTCCCGGAGGATTTACAATTTGCAGGGCTATATCTACATTGCGCCGGGTTGAATCGCCGGGTTCGAGTTTGTCGTAAAAGCGCCGATCGTTCCCGCGCCGGATCGTATCGACATCGGTAGCCCGGATATACTGTCGCGAAAAGGTAAAGTACCCTTGATCCCGTAATAACGACTCGATCCGAACCCGCTCACCTGCCATGTTGTCAAAATCGAATCGTTCGCCCGTTTGAAGCCTGGACTTGTCGAACGATTGCCGAACAATGGAGTCGACCCGCGGATCGGCAATGGAGTAGGTGATATTCCGAAGGTAAAATCCTTCGTTTTCTGTAATCAGGTAATTCACCCGAATCTGTCGTCTGCGTAGTGTATCAAGCGAATAAGCCGTTTTTGCATTGAAAAATCCTTTATCGGCCAAATACTTCTGCATTTTTGTTGCATTAGCTTTCGCATCGCTCTCCGCAAAATAGGAAGGGGGCTCGCCAAGGTTACGCATAAGCCAGTTTCCTTCTTCGGCCTTCAGGCGGAGGTGTTTCAATTTACGGCCATACTTTCGATTTAGTTTTTTAAGTGCTTGGGGCTGATCAGCCAATTGCTGGCTTTGCTGTTCAAATTCGTTAGTTTTGGCCTGCAACGCCCGTAAAGCCTCTTCACGGTTGTATCGACTTAAGCCAAGCTGATAAAACCAGAGCGGGGGTGTAATAGGCAGGGCCAGAATCCGGCGGTTCGGTTTCTGAGGAATCAGGCTCTCCAGAGACTCTGTTGGAATCGCGCGGTTTCCACGTACGGTCTGAGCTGTCAGAATGTACTCATTCGTACGTAATTTCTTAGAACTCAGG
Coding sequences:
- a CDS encoding BamA/TamA family outer membrane protein — translated: MNNVKWIIENGRRSHRRHHYSFYIIHCALIFSLSGCLSSKKLRTNEYILTAQTVRGNRAIPTESLESLIPQKPNRRILALPITPPLWFYQLGLSRYNREEALRALQAKTNEFEQQSQQLADQPQALKKLNRKYGRKLKHLRLKAEEGNWLMRNLGEPPSYFAESDAKANATKMQKYLADKGFFNAKTAYSLDTLRRRQIRVNYLITENEGFYLRNITYSIADPRVDSIVRQSFDKSRLQTGERFDFDNMAGERVRIESLLRDQGYFTFSRQYIRATDVDTIRRGNDRRFYDKLEPGDSTRRNVDIALQIVNPPGKSAHPIYHIGDVEVRISPDIDASGASFVQGVATALDTVRRNGITYLLGGRDISARLLDSKIHIRQGELYSQTNYRETQRQLFLLNQFKFVNLNFTDTTRRQLRTLITASPLDKYEATAEGGLTGLLYQGQSYPGGFGSLVFRVRNMFGGLETFETSVRYGIEAQTGFVNDPNNPGRAVYSSQELGISSSLIFPQILFPGALRFRFNPYAPRTQVSLSFNNTFRPDFRRSLLRATMAYNWQTTPAKQFSFLIADINLINAGPGNSKIISDVFQAQLDSLRKQGSTVYLSFRRSISSSFSFAYTYNTNTPGQNRRANFLRAVVESGGTTLNFFTDSQLRKFFNTTDSTGLQFYKYLRFNVDYRHYIPLRTRITLAFRVNTGLVYGYGSNRTAPYEKLFFAGGSNSIRAWLPRRLGPGSAWPQTADGKPVFNPDYKDQEQFLYTVEKPGDMIIEGSAELRGRLFHLGADVNGAIFVDAGNVWTISNNANRPSTAFALNTFIPQIAVGTGVGLRFDFSFFVIRFDGGIKVWDPARQYFSEVDGKIVDKRFILPEFSLSKLSSGPNPLVINFGIGYPF
- a CDS encoding MiaB/RimO family radical SAM methylthiotransferase, whose amino-acid sequence is MTLIPELTILQPADKEQIDLPRTSEEELAVGKKRLYIESYGCQMNFADSEIVAAVMRNAGFATTSSAEEADVIFLNTCAIRDNAEQKVRHRLKHLTGLKRQKPELLVGMLGCMAERLKTKLLEEEKVVDIVAGPDAYRDIPKLVEEAESGQKAVNVFLSREETYADISPIRLNSNGVTAFVSIMRGCDNMCSFCVVPFTRGRERSRDPYSIVREAQDLFDRGYREVTLLGQNVDSYKWVLGAGSEEREVEPAPETPHRRAAPSSLLAPTTTFAHLLEMVALIHPDLRVRFSTSHPKDITDDVLHTMARYDNICNYIHLPAQSGNSRVLKLMNRTYDRPWYIGKIDRIREILGEGCGISTDMISGFCTETEDEHQESLSLMDYVHYDYAYMFAYSERPGTLAAKKYADDIPEDVKKRRLNEIIARQLSHSAERNQRHIGQVQRVLIEGTSKRSDDFLCGRNDQNKMVVFPKGNHQKGEYVNVLVTECTSATLRGQVVNE